A genomic stretch from Echeneis naucrates chromosome 6, fEcheNa1.1, whole genome shotgun sequence includes:
- the LOC115044534 gene encoding E3 ubiquitin-protein ligase rnf146-like has translation MASCGEVDHSVSSLPSSKKGSNSGGGSGSSAESSCSGSSNSSPALSVPECAICLQSCVHPVQLPCHHVFCFLCVKGASWQSKRCALCRQEVPDDFLERPTLLSPEELKASAGGRGGAASDHAWYYEGRNGWWQYDERTSRELEDAFSKGKKTAEMLIAGFLYVADLENMVQYRRNEHGRRRKMKRDILDIPKKGVAGLRLDTDGVTGAIGAAGRENSADGADTTVAAVQQQVTGTTSTVTAPLPTLRPPTSLGGQPGTSTSPSLEDALSQLQIRPRPTPSNERSEAGEGEEEDEEEEASPSRSSDPHTSVDESGSGDWSDDEEEDDEVEEGGDGEHVEPWEDRPRRQRLNPDDRAPPGAESASPPSSSSSSGRSRMPDGQCTVTEV, from the coding sequence ATGGCTAGTTGTGGTGAGGTAGACCACTCTGTTAGCTCCCTTCCATCCAGCAAAAAAGGGAGTAACAGTGGTGGTGGAAGTGGAAGCAGTGCAGAATCATCATGCTCTGGCTCCAGCAACTCATCGCCAGCCCTGTCTGTGCCGGAGTGTGCCATCTGTCTACAGAGCTGCGTCCACCCAGTCCAGCTGCCATGCCATCATgtcttctgtttcctgtgtgtcaaGGGAGCATCCTGGCAGAGTAAACGCTGTGCTctctgcagacaggaagtgccAGATGACTTCCTGGAAAGGCCTACACTTCTCTCTCCAGAGGAACTGAAGGCATCGGCTGGAGGTCGGGGTGGCGCAGCAAGTGATCACGCCTGGTATTATGAGGGCCGTAATGGTTGGTGGCAGTATGATGAGCGAACCAGCCGCGAGCTGGAGGACGCTTTCTCCAAGGGcaagaaaacagctgaaatgCTGATTGCTGGTTTTTTGTATGTGGCTGACTTGGAGAACATGGTGCAGTACAGGCGCAATGAGCACGGTCGTAGACGCAAGATGAAGAGAGACATTTTGGACATCCCCAAGAAGGGGGTGGCAGGACTGCGTTTGGACACTGATGGTGTTACTGGAGCTATTGGGGCAGCAGGTCGGGAAAACTCTGCTGATGGAGCCGATACCACTGTAGCAGCTGTACAACAGCAAGTTACAGGTACTACTTCTACTGTTACAGCTCCCCTGCCCACATTAAGGCCTCCCACTTCCCTTGGTGGACAGCCTGGCACCAGCACTAGCCCCTCTCTGGAGGATGCACTCTCACAGCTGCAAATCAGGCCCAGGCCCACACCTTCTAATGAGCGATCTGAGGCTGGGGAaggtgaggaagaagatgaggaagaagaggctTCACCCTCTAGGTCCTCTGATCCTCACACTTCTGTGGATGAATCTGGTTCTGGAGACTGGAgcgatgatgaggaagaggatgatgaagtaGAGGAAGGGGGAGATGGAGAGCATGTGGAGCCCTGGGAAGACAGGCCAAGAAGACAAAGACTGAATCCAGACGACAGAGCCCCTCCTGGCGCTGAGTCAGCATCCCCCCCTTCCTCATCCAGTAGCAGTGGAAGGTCCAGAATGCCTGATGGCCAATGTACAGTGACTGAAGTGTGA
- the mdh2 gene encoding malate dehydrogenase, mitochondrial isoform X2: MFSRAVRPAAGLIRSFSSSSHNNAKVAVLGASGGIGQPLSLLLKNSPLVSHLSLYDIAHTPGVAADLSHIETRAQVSGHMGPDQLDAALQGCDVVVIPAGVPRKPGMTRDDLFNTNATIVATLADACARNCPEAMICVIANPLKGLDPARVNVPVIGGHAGKTIIPLISQCTPKVEFPADQLSALTGRIQEAGTEVVKAKAGAGSATLSMAYAGARFTFSVLDAMNGKEGVVECAYVRSEETECKYFSTPLLLGKNGIEKNLGLGKLSAFEEKLVAGAMDELKASIKKGEDFVAKMK, from the exons atgTTTTCCCGCGCCGTTAGACCCGCCGCCGGCCTCATCCGgagcttttcctcctcctcccacaacAACGCTAAGGTGGCGGTGCTTGGAGCGTCGGGCGGCATAGGCCAGCCGCTGTCCCTGCTTCTCAAGAACAGCCCCCTGGTGAGTCACCTCTCCCTCTATGATATCGCTCACACCCCCGGGGTGGCCGCAGACCTGAGCCACATCGAGACAAGGGCCCAGGTGTCCGGCCACATGGGCCCCGACCAACTGGATGCCGCCCTGCAAGGCTGCGACGTCGTGGTTATCCCCGCCGGCGTGCCCAGAAAACCCGGCATGACCCGCGATGACCTCTTCAACACAAACGCCACCATTGTCGCCACTTTGGCCGATGCCTGTGCCCGCAACTGCCCCGAGGCAATGATCTGCGTTATCGCCAACCCA CTCAAAGGCCTTGATCCAGCTCGTGTCAATGTGCCGGTTATTGGCGGTCATGCTGGGAAGACCATCATCCCCCTCATTTCTCAGTGCACACCCAAAGTCGAGTTCCCTGCTGACCAGCTGTCTGCGCTGACTGGCAGGATCCAGGAGGCCGGCACAGAGGTGGTAAAAGCCAAGGCTGGAGCTGGATCCGCCACCCTGTCCATGGCTTATGCCGGTGCCCGCTTCACCTTCTCTGTCCTGGATGCCATGAATGGAAAGGAGGGTGTGGTGGAGTGCGCCTATGTCAGATCTGAGGAGACAGAGTGCAAATATTTCTCTACACCTCTTCTCCTGGGGAAGAATGGCATTGAGAAGAACCTTGGGCTGGGCAAGCTGTCCGCTTTCGAGGAGAAGCTGGTGGCTGGCGCCATGGATGAGCTGAAGGCTTCAATCAAGAAGGGCGAGGATTTTGTGGCTAAGATGAAGTGA
- the mdh2 gene encoding malate dehydrogenase, mitochondrial isoform X1, whose protein sequence is MFSRAVRPAAGLIRSFSSSSHNNAKVAVLGASGGIGQPLSLLLKNSPLVSHLSLYDIAHTPGVAADLSHIETRAQVSGHMGPDQLDAALQGCDVVVIPAGVPRKPGMTRDDLFNTNATIVATLADACARNCPEAMICVIANPVNSTIPITSEVMKKHGVYNPNRVFGVTTLDIVRANAFVAELKGLDPARVNVPVIGGHAGKTIIPLISQCTPKVEFPADQLSALTGRIQEAGTEVVKAKAGAGSATLSMAYAGARFTFSVLDAMNGKEGVVECAYVRSEETECKYFSTPLLLGKNGIEKNLGLGKLSAFEEKLVAGAMDELKASIKKGEDFVAKMK, encoded by the coding sequence atgTTTTCCCGCGCCGTTAGACCCGCCGCCGGCCTCATCCGgagcttttcctcctcctcccacaacAACGCTAAGGTGGCGGTGCTTGGAGCGTCGGGCGGCATAGGCCAGCCGCTGTCCCTGCTTCTCAAGAACAGCCCCCTGGTGAGTCACCTCTCCCTCTATGATATCGCTCACACCCCCGGGGTGGCCGCAGACCTGAGCCACATCGAGACAAGGGCCCAGGTGTCCGGCCACATGGGCCCCGACCAACTGGATGCCGCCCTGCAAGGCTGCGACGTCGTGGTTATCCCCGCCGGCGTGCCCAGAAAACCCGGCATGACCCGCGATGACCTCTTCAACACAAACGCCACCATTGTCGCCACTTTGGCCGATGCCTGTGCCCGCAACTGCCCCGAGGCAATGATCTGCGTTATCGCCAACCCAGTCAACTCCACCATCCCCATTACATCCGAGGTCATGAAGAAGCACGGAGTGTACAACCCCAACAGAGTGTTTGGTGTCACGACCCTGGACATTGTCAGAGCAAACGCTTTTGTAGCAGAGCTCAAAGGCCTTGATCCAGCTCGTGTCAATGTGCCGGTTATTGGCGGTCATGCTGGGAAGACCATCATCCCCCTCATTTCTCAGTGCACACCCAAAGTCGAGTTCCCTGCTGACCAGCTGTCTGCGCTGACTGGCAGGATCCAGGAGGCCGGCACAGAGGTGGTAAAAGCCAAGGCTGGAGCTGGATCCGCCACCCTGTCCATGGCTTATGCCGGTGCCCGCTTCACCTTCTCTGTCCTGGATGCCATGAATGGAAAGGAGGGTGTGGTGGAGTGCGCCTATGTCAGATCTGAGGAGACAGAGTGCAAATATTTCTCTACACCTCTTCTCCTGGGGAAGAATGGCATTGAGAAGAACCTTGGGCTGGGCAAGCTGTCCGCTTTCGAGGAGAAGCTGGTGGCTGGCGCCATGGATGAGCTGAAGGCTTCAATCAAGAAGGGCGAGGATTTTGTGGCTAAGATGAAGTGA